A genomic region of Lachnoclostridium edouardi contains the following coding sequences:
- the ilvA gene encoding threonine ammonia-lyase, with amino-acid sequence MAEPMTLEAFEEASEIVRKVTSETKLVYSEYFSEQTGNRVYFKPENMQYTGAYKVRGAYYKISTLTPEERERGLIAASAGNHAQGVAYAAKLAGAKATIVMPTTTPLMKVNRTKSYGAEVILHGDVFDEALNYAMALEEERGATFIHPFDDLTVATGQGTISMEIIKELPTVDYILVPIGGGGLCSGVSTLAKLLNPKIKVIGVEPAGAACMKESAKQGQVVELPEINTIADGTAVKRPGEHLFPYIQENVDDFITIEDTELIVAFLDMVENHKMIVENAGLLTVAALKHLNVQKKKIVSILSGGNMDVITMASIVQHGLIQRDRVFTVSVLLPDKPGELAKVSTLLAEEQANVIKLEHNQFISINRNAAVELRITIEAYGTDHKNKIVGALNAAGYRPKLVKSKGTYSD; translated from the coding sequence ATGGCAGAACCAATGACACTGGAGGCATTTGAGGAGGCCTCAGAAATAGTTAGAAAAGTAACTTCAGAGACAAAGCTGGTGTACAGCGAGTATTTCTCTGAGCAGACGGGAAACAGAGTATATTTTAAGCCTGAAAATATGCAGTACACAGGCGCATATAAGGTTAGAGGCGCTTACTACAAAATCAGCACCCTGACTCCTGAAGAAAGGGAGAGAGGGCTGATCGCCGCCTCAGCGGGAAACCATGCCCAGGGAGTTGCTTACGCGGCAAAGCTGGCAGGAGCTAAGGCTACGATTGTTATGCCTACTACAACGCCTTTAATGAAGGTAAACAGAACAAAAAGCTACGGGGCAGAAGTAATTCTTCACGGCGACGTATTTGACGAAGCATTAAATTACGCAATGGCTCTGGAGGAGGAAAGGGGAGCCACCTTTATCCATCCTTTTGACGATTTAACAGTAGCAACAGGCCAGGGAACCATTTCCATGGAAATTATTAAAGAGCTTCCTACTGTAGACTATATTTTAGTTCCCATTGGCGGAGGCGGACTGTGCTCTGGAGTTTCCACTTTGGCAAAACTGCTGAATCCTAAAATCAAGGTAATCGGCGTGGAGCCTGCAGGAGCCGCATGTATGAAGGAATCTGCAAAACAGGGGCAGGTAGTAGAACTTCCGGAGATTAACACAATTGCAGACGGCACTGCCGTAAAACGTCCCGGCGAACATTTATTCCCCTATATTCAGGAAAATGTAGATGATTTTATTACCATTGAAGATACAGAGCTGATTGTAGCGTTTTTAGATATGGTGGAAAACCACAAGATGATTGTAGAAAATGCAGGTCTTCTTACAGTAGCTGCGTTAAAGCATTTAAATGTTCAGAAAAAGAAAATTGTATCTATTTTAAGCGGCGGAAATATGGACGTAATTACTATGGCCTCTATTGTACAGCACGGATTGATTCAAAGAGACCGTGTATTTACTGTTTCTGTGCTGCTTCCTGACAAGCCAGGCGAATTAGCTAAGGTTTCTACTTTACTGGCAGAGGAGCAGGCCAATGTTATTAAGCTGGAGCACAACCAGTTTATCAGCATCAACAGAAATGCTGCAGTGGAGCTTAGAATTACTATTGAGGCCTACGGCACGGACCACAAAAATAAGATTGTAGGAGCTTTAAACGCCGCAGGATACCGTCCTAAACTGGTAAAATCTAAAGGCACCTACAGCGACTAA
- the ftsY gene encoding signal recognition particle-docking protein FtsY, whose protein sequence is MEEQKKGFFSRLVQGLTKTRNNIVSGIDSIFSGFSAIDDDFYEEIEETLIMGDLGIQTTMSIVENLRQTVKEKHIKEPAQCKEILIESIKNQMNLGENAYDFENRKSVVLVIGVNGVGKTTSVGKLAGQLKDSGKKVLLAAADTFRAAAIEQLTEWALRAGVEIISQQEGSDPAAVIYDAVSAAKSRNTDVLICDTAGRLHNKKNLMEELKKINRIIEREYPDAYRETLVVLDGTTGQNALAQARQFMDVADITGIILTKLDGTAKGGIAVAIQSELGIPVKYVGIGEKIDDLQKFNADEFVNALFNIKERKED, encoded by the coding sequence ATGGAAGAACAAAAAAAGGGGTTTTTCAGCCGTCTGGTACAAGGGCTGACAAAAACCAGAAATAATATTGTATCTGGCATTGATTCTATTTTCAGCGGATTTTCTGCAATTGACGACGATTTCTATGAGGAAATAGAGGAAACCTTAATTATGGGGGATCTGGGAATCCAGACAACCATGTCCATTGTGGAAAATTTAAGGCAGACTGTAAAAGAAAAGCATATTAAAGAACCTGCCCAATGTAAAGAAATCTTAATTGAAAGTATTAAGAATCAAATGAATTTAGGGGAAAATGCCTATGATTTTGAAAACAGAAAATCAGTAGTTTTAGTAATAGGCGTTAACGGCGTAGGAAAAACCACCTCTGTGGGAAAACTGGCCGGTCAATTAAAGGACAGCGGAAAAAAGGTGCTTTTGGCAGCGGCGGACACCTTTCGGGCCGCGGCTATTGAGCAGCTGACAGAGTGGGCTTTAAGAGCAGGAGTTGAAATTATTTCCCAGCAGGAAGGCTCAGATCCTGCTGCAGTAATTTACGATGCAGTGTCGGCAGCAAAGTCCAGAAATACAGATGTGCTGATCTGCGATACTGCAGGCAGACTTCACAATAAAAAGAATCTTATGGAAGAGCTGAAAAAAATAAACAGAATTATTGAGAGAGAATACCCGGATGCGTACAGAGAAACATTAGTCGTGCTGGACGGCACCACAGGTCAGAACGCCTTGGCCCAGGCCAGACAATTTATGGACGTAGCAGATATTACAGGTATTATTCTTACAAAGCTGGACGGCACCGCTAAGGGAGGAATCGCAGTGGCCATTCAGTCTGAACTGGGAATTCCTGTAAAATATGTAGGTATCGGCGAAAAAATTGACGATTTACAGAAATTCAATGCAGATGAATTTGTAAATGCACTGTTTAACATAAAAGAAAGAAAAGAGGATTAG
- the smc gene encoding chromosome segregation protein SMC, translated as MYLKSIEIHGFKSFANKILFEFHNGITGIVGPNGSGKSNVADAVRWVLGEQRIKQLRGAAMQDVIFAGTESRKPQGYASVAITLDNSDHQLAVEYDQVTITRRLYRSGESEYRMNGAVCRLKDINELFYDTGIGKEGYSIIGQGQIDKILSGKPEERRELFDEAAGIVKFKRRKNIAQKKLEDEKQNLLRVKDILSELEKQVGPLEKQSETAKEYLRLRDQLKKYDANVFLVETGQLKKQLEENTANQKIVLQDLEETKKQQEIQRAEYEEIDLAVAALDSEITGKREKLSQADVLKGNLEGQINVLLEQINTEKMNAEHIHSRIASIDGEIEEKQKQRESYDKEREQISEEAKAALEKQSLAEADLEAAQKLIEELDGSIEADKNQIISLLNEKAGLSGKQQRYMTMLEQVQVRRSEVCQKLLKYKSEESVQDEQLEEQKKILEQLEAELTDLENKQAKSEARLEELEAEGKALNRRLNDVQQSYHTSHTKLESLKNLAERYEGYGGSIRRVMEARDRIKGIHGVVADIITTEKQYETAIETALGGSIQNIVTDSEQTAKQLIEYLKKNKYGRATFLPLTAMAGKRRQPQENVLKEPGIIGYANSLVQVDSKYKDLADYLLGRVVVAETIDCAITLARKFQHSLRIVTLDGELLSPGGSMTGGAFKNSSNLLGRRREIEELEEACRKSLIQADQIQKEQLLKEGLLEEEKDLLEQIRGKKQSCYLNQNTVQMNIRKMEEKKAEIAETSYDMVKENEELEGQLRDIEESQQKLSKEVLKLEEDNRRITENMGGLEKQLLNARADREEKARILGEIQMDTANLHQKHQFALENIRRIREEMVRLDEEKTGLSADTGLNAQAVEAKEQEISNIKALILHTKEEMVSLGQEIQEKTALREEQNQKRKGFFEKQEELSHRVSRLDKDVFRLDSQKERLEEKTETLTNYMWEEYELTYTTAKELEDQELSNLSDMKKMTDSLKGSIRRLGNVNVNAIEDYKEISERYQFMKTQHEDLITAEETLKKIISELDEGMRRQFSEKFQEIKAEFDKVFREMFGGGHGALELMEEADILEAGIQIIAQPPGKKLQNMLQLSGGEKALTAIALLFAIQNLKPSPFCLLDEIEAALDDSNVDRFAKYLHKLTKNTQFIVITHRRGTMVASDRLYGITMQEKGVSTLVSVNLIEDDLDK; from the coding sequence ATGTATTTAAAAAGTATTGAAATTCACGGCTTTAAATCATTTGCCAACAAAATACTCTTTGAGTTTCACAATGGAATTACAGGAATCGTAGGACCTAACGGCAGCGGAAAAAGCAATGTGGCGGATGCTGTCAGGTGGGTGTTGGGAGAGCAGCGGATTAAGCAGCTGAGAGGGGCTGCCATGCAGGATGTGATTTTTGCGGGAACAGAGTCCAGAAAGCCTCAGGGCTATGCGTCTGTGGCTATTACCTTAGATAACTCTGATCACCAGCTGGCTGTAGAATATGACCAGGTCACTATTACAAGACGCTTATACCGGTCCGGTGAAAGCGAATACAGGATGAACGGAGCAGTCTGCCGTTTAAAAGATATTAACGAACTGTTTTATGATACAGGTATTGGAAAAGAAGGTTATTCTATTATCGGTCAGGGACAGATTGACAAAATTCTAAGCGGAAAGCCGGAAGAGCGGCGGGAGCTGTTTGACGAGGCGGCGGGGATCGTTAAGTTTAAACGGAGAAAAAATATTGCTCAGAAAAAGCTGGAGGACGAAAAACAAAACCTGCTTCGCGTAAAGGATATATTGTCAGAGCTGGAAAAGCAGGTAGGACCTTTGGAGAAGCAGTCCGAGACAGCCAAAGAATACCTTCGCCTGAGAGATCAATTAAAAAAATATGATGCCAATGTGTTTCTTGTGGAAACCGGCCAGCTGAAAAAACAGCTGGAAGAAAATACGGCTAACCAAAAAATTGTGCTTCAGGATTTAGAGGAGACAAAAAAGCAACAAGAAATTCAAAGGGCAGAGTACGAGGAAATAGATTTGGCCGTTGCGGCCCTGGATTCAGAAATTACTGGCAAAAGGGAAAAATTATCTCAGGCCGATGTGTTAAAAGGCAATCTGGAAGGCCAGATTAATGTGCTTTTAGAGCAGATTAATACAGAAAAAATGAATGCAGAACACATTCATTCCAGAATCGCTTCCATTGACGGGGAGATTGAGGAAAAGCAAAAGCAGAGAGAAAGTTACGATAAAGAGAGGGAACAGATTTCTGAGGAGGCAAAGGCTGCCTTAGAAAAGCAGTCCCTGGCAGAAGCTGATTTAGAAGCAGCGCAAAAATTAATTGAAGAATTAGACGGCAGTATAGAGGCTGACAAAAATCAGATAATTTCTCTTCTTAATGAAAAGGCAGGCCTGTCAGGAAAACAGCAGCGCTATATGACTATGTTAGAGCAGGTGCAGGTCCGCCGTTCAGAGGTCTGCCAAAAACTGTTAAAATATAAAAGTGAAGAATCTGTTCAGGACGAGCAGCTGGAGGAACAGAAAAAGATTTTAGAGCAGCTGGAAGCAGAGCTGACAGACCTGGAAAATAAGCAGGCAAAGTCAGAAGCCAGGTTGGAAGAGCTGGAAGCAGAAGGCAAGGCTTTAAACAGACGGTTAAACGACGTGCAGCAGTCCTACCACACAAGCCATACTAAGCTGGAATCTTTAAAAAATCTGGCGGAGCGGTATGAAGGCTACGGCGGCAGCATACGCCGGGTTATGGAGGCCAGGGACAGAATAAAAGGCATCCACGGAGTTGTGGCAGATATTATTACTACTGAAAAGCAATATGAAACTGCAATTGAAACTGCTTTGGGAGGAAGTATTCAAAATATAGTTACAGATTCTGAACAAACTGCCAAGCAGCTGATTGAATATCTGAAGAAAAACAAATACGGAAGAGCCACCTTCCTTCCCCTTACTGCTATGGCAGGAAAAAGGCGGCAGCCTCAGGAAAATGTTTTAAAAGAGCCGGGAATTATTGGATACGCCAATTCGCTGGTACAAGTGGACAGCAAATACAAGGACTTGGCGGACTACCTGTTAGGACGGGTGGTGGTAGCTGAAACTATTGACTGCGCAATTACTTTGGCGAGAAAATTTCAGCATTCTCTCCGCATTGTCACATTGGACGGAGAGCTTTTAAGTCCAGGCGGCTCCATGACAGGAGGAGCTTTTAAAAACTCCAGCAACCTGTTAGGACGGCGCCGGGAAATTGAGGAGCTGGAGGAGGCCTGCAGGAAATCATTAATTCAGGCAGATCAAATACAGAAAGAGCAGCTTTTAAAGGAAGGGCTATTAGAAGAAGAAAAAGACCTTCTGGAACAGATCAGAGGCAAAAAACAAAGCTGCTATTTAAACCAAAATACAGTTCAGATGAATATTAGAAAAATGGAGGAGAAAAAGGCTGAAATCGCTGAAACCTCCTACGACATGGTGAAGGAAAATGAGGAGCTGGAAGGGCAGCTGCGGGACATTGAGGAAAGTCAGCAAAAGTTAAGTAAAGAAGTATTAAAGCTGGAGGAGGACAACCGGAGAATTACAGAAAACATGGGAGGGCTGGAAAAACAGCTTTTAAATGCCAGAGCTGACAGAGAAGAAAAAGCCCGAATCCTTGGAGAAATCCAGATGGACACTGCCAATCTTCATCAAAAGCATCAGTTCGCCCTGGAAAATATCAGGCGAATCAGAGAGGAAATGGTGCGGCTGGACGAGGAAAAAACAGGACTTTCAGCGGACACTGGCTTAAACGCCCAGGCTGTAGAAGCAAAGGAGCAGGAGATTTCCAACATTAAAGCCTTAATTCTTCACACAAAAGAAGAAATGGTTTCCCTTGGCCAGGAAATCCAGGAAAAAACCGCCCTTAGAGAAGAACAGAATCAGAAGCGAAAGGGATTTTTTGAAAAACAGGAAGAATTGTCCCACAGAGTGTCCAGACTGGACAAGGACGTATTTCGTTTAGACAGCCAAAAAGAGCGTTTGGAGGAAAAAACGGAAACTCTGACAAATTATATGTGGGAAGAGTATGAACTGACTTACACCACTGCAAAAGAGCTGGAAGATCAGGAGCTTTCAAATCTTTCTGACATGAAAAAAATGACTGACAGCTTAAAGGGAAGTATACGACGTTTGGGGAATGTAAACGTAAACGCCATTGAGGATTACAAAGAAATTTCAGAGCGGTATCAGTTTATGAAAACTCAGCATGAGGACCTTATTACAGCAGAGGAAACCTTAAAAAAGATTATCAGTGAGCTGGACGAAGGTATGCGCCGTCAGTTTTCAGAGAAGTTCCAGGAAATTAAAGCTGAATTTGACAAGGTATTCCGGGAAATGTTCGGAGGCGGCCACGGAGCATTAGAGCTGATGGAGGAAGCAGACATTTTAGAGGCGGGAATTCAGATTATCGCCCAGCCTCCCGGCAAAAAGCTGCAAAATATGCTGCAGCTGTCAGGCGGAGAAAAGGCGTTGACAGCCATCGCCCTGCTGTTTGCTATTCAGAACCTAAAACCGTCCCCCTTCTGCCTTTTAGATGAAATTGAAGCGGCTTTAGATGATTCTAATGTAGACCGCTTTGCAAAATATCTTCACAAGCTGACAAAAAACACACAGTTCATTGTAATCACACACAGAAGAGGAACTATGGTGGCCTCTGACCGCCTGTATGGAATCACTATGCAGGAAAAGGGCGTGTCCACTTTAGTATCTGTGAATCTGATAGAAGACGACTTAGACAAATAA
- the rnc gene encoding ribonuclease III — protein MIRKLKELEEKIGYHFTDQKLLSHAMTHSSYANEKRWDKCECNERLEFLGDAVLELVSSDFLFHKHRKMPEGELTKTRASMVCEPALAYCASEIHLGEYLFLGKGEEATGGRERNSVVSDAMEALIGAIYLDGGFANAKEFIHSFILNDMEHKQLFYDSKTILQEMVQSMGSDQLSYELLSEEGPDHNKVFKVCAKVGEREIGCGSGRTKKAAEAAAAYHGILKLKETQV, from the coding sequence ATGATCAGGAAATTAAAAGAATTAGAAGAAAAAATAGGATATCATTTTACAGACCAAAAGCTTTTATCTCACGCCATGACCCACAGCTCCTATGCCAATGAAAAAAGATGGGACAAATGCGAGTGCAACGAAAGGCTGGAGTTTTTAGGAGACGCAGTTTTGGAGCTGGTGTCCAGCGACTTCCTTTTCCACAAGCACCGCAAAATGCCGGAGGGAGAGCTGACGAAAACAAGAGCCAGCATGGTGTGCGAGCCGGCGTTAGCCTACTGCGCTTCTGAAATTCATTTAGGAGAATATTTATTCCTAGGTAAAGGAGAAGAGGCCACCGGAGGCAGAGAAAGAAATTCTGTTGTGTCAGACGCTATGGAGGCGCTGATTGGGGCAATCTATCTGGATGGTGGTTTTGCTAATGCGAAAGAGTTTATTCACAGCTTTATTCTCAATGATATGGAACACAAACAGCTCTTTTACGATAGCAAGACTATCCTGCAGGAAATGGTGCAGAGTATGGGAAGCGATCAGCTTTCTTATGAGCTTCTCAGCGAGGAGGGGCCTGATCACAATAAGGTATTTAAGGTGTGCGCCAAGGTAGGCGAAAGGGAAATAGGATGTGGAAGCGGAAGAACAAAGAAAGCTGCGGAAGCCGCCGCCGCCTATCACGGTATTTTGAAATTAAAGGAAACACAGGTGTAG
- the acpP gene encoding acyl carrier protein, translating into MEFEKIQEIVAQVLNIQPDEITMSSTFIDDLGADSLDIFQIIMAIEEEFGIQIPNEAAEHIVSVGDAAEQIKNAKSQ; encoded by the coding sequence ATGGAATTTGAAAAAATACAGGAAATTGTTGCACAGGTGTTAAACATCCAACCGGATGAAATAACCATGTCGTCTACATTTATAGATGACTTAGGTGCAGATTCTCTGGATATTTTCCAAATTATTATGGCAATAGAAGAAGAGTTCGGCATCCAGATTCCTAACGAGGCCGCAGAACATATTGTTTCTGTAGGAGATGCGGCAGAACAAATCAAAAATGCAAAAAGTCAGTGA
- the plsX gene encoding phosphate acyltransferase PlsX, with translation MVKIAVDAMGGDYAPGEMIKGAVDAVNKRKDIYVCLVGQENVIEEELKKHSYQQEQISVCHASQVIATEEPPVTAIRTKKDSSIVVGMNLVKKGEADAFVSAGSSGAILVGGQVIVGRTKGVERPPLAPLIPTEKGVSLLIDCGANVDARASHLVQFARMGSIYMEHVVGIKNPRVAIVNIGAEEEKGNSLVKETFPLLKECNDINFIGSIEAREIPHGGADIIVCEAFVGNVILKLYEGVGATLLGKVKAGMMTSLRSKIGALLVKPALKETLKSFDASQYGGAPLLGLKGLVVKTHGNSKALEVCNSIIQCVTFKEQAINEKIQASLADGKQERD, from the coding sequence ATGGTCAAGATTGCAGTAGACGCTATGGGCGGAGATTATGCGCCTGGCGAGATGATAAAAGGAGCGGTGGACGCTGTAAATAAGCGAAAGGACATTTATGTATGTCTGGTAGGCCAGGAAAATGTGATTGAGGAGGAGTTAAAAAAGCACTCTTATCAGCAGGAACAAATTTCCGTCTGCCATGCTTCACAGGTGATTGCCACAGAGGAGCCTCCTGTGACTGCAATCAGAACAAAAAAGGATTCTTCCATTGTAGTGGGAATGAACCTGGTGAAAAAGGGAGAAGCCGACGCCTTTGTGTCAGCCGGCAGTTCAGGGGCAATCCTAGTAGGTGGACAAGTAATCGTAGGCAGGACAAAAGGGGTGGAAAGGCCTCCTTTGGCTCCTTTAATTCCTACGGAAAAGGGAGTTTCCCTTTTAATTGACTGCGGCGCCAACGTGGACGCCAGAGCTTCCCACCTGGTGCAATTTGCCCGCATGGGCTCTATTTATATGGAACATGTAGTGGGAATTAAGAATCCCAGAGTGGCCATTGTAAATATTGGGGCTGAAGAAGAAAAAGGCAACTCTCTTGTAAAGGAAACCTTCCCTCTTTTAAAGGAGTGTAATGACATTAATTTTATCGGCAGTATAGAGGCCAGAGAGATTCCTCACGGCGGAGCTGACATTATTGTGTGCGAGGCATTTGTAGGCAATGTGATTTTAAAGCTGTACGAGGGCGTGGGAGCTACCTTGCTTGGCAAGGTGAAAGCAGGTATGATGACAAGCCTGAGAAGCAAAATCGGCGCCTTGTTAGTAAAGCCGGCGTTAAAGGAGACGTTAAAGTCTTTTGACGCCAGCCAGTACGGGGGAGCTCCTCTTTTAGGGTTAAAGGGCCTGGTGGTAAAAACTCACGGCAATTCTAAGGCTTTGGAGGTCTGCAACTCCATTATTCAATGTGTTACATTTAAAGAGCAGGCAATTAATGAAAAAATTCAGGCCAGCCTGGCAGACGGAAAACAGGAAAGGGATTAA
- a CDS encoding adenylosuccinate synthase has translation MVRAIVGANWGDEGKGKITDMLAQESDIIIRFQGGSNAGHTIINNYGRFALHLLPSGVFYNHTTSIIGNGVALNIPYLIKEIKSLVDQGVPEPKILVSDRAQILMPYHILFDEYEEERLGGKSFGSTKSGIAPFYSDKYAKIGFQVSELFDQESLKEKVVRICEMKNVLLEHLYHKPLLDPEKLYSTMMEYKEMVAPYVCDVSKYLYEAIQSGKKILLEGQLGSLKDPDHGIYPMVTSSSTLAAYGAIGAGIPPYEIKQITTVVKAYSSAVGAGAFVSEIFGDEADQLRRRGGDHGEFGATTGRPRRMGWFDTVASRYGCRIQGATEVALTVLDVLGYLEQIPVCVGYEINGQITKDFPTTVELEKAKPVLQVLPGWKCDIRGIKKYDDLPENCRKYIEFIEKELETPITMVSNGPGREEIIYRK, from the coding sequence ATGGTTAGAGCGATTGTAGGAGCAAACTGGGGAGACGAAGGAAAAGGTAAAATTACAGATATGCTGGCTCAGGAGTCAGATATTATTATTCGTTTCCAGGGAGGAAGCAACGCAGGACATACAATTATTAACAACTATGGAAGATTTGCACTTCACCTGCTGCCTTCAGGAGTATTTTACAACCACACCACAAGTATTATAGGCAACGGTGTTGCCCTTAATATTCCATATTTAATAAAGGAAATAAAATCATTAGTAGATCAGGGAGTTCCGGAACCGAAAATTCTGGTGTCAGACAGAGCCCAGATTTTAATGCCATACCACATTTTATTTGATGAATATGAGGAGGAACGTCTGGGAGGCAAATCCTTTGGCTCCACAAAATCAGGCATCGCTCCCTTTTATTCAGATAAATATGCAAAAATCGGCTTTCAGGTCAGCGAATTATTTGACCAGGAATCTTTAAAGGAAAAGGTAGTCCGCATCTGCGAAATGAAAAACGTGCTTTTAGAGCATCTGTATCACAAGCCCCTTTTAGACCCTGAAAAGCTTTACAGCACAATGATGGAGTACAAAGAGATGGTGGCCCCTTATGTGTGCGACGTATCTAAATATCTGTATGAGGCCATTCAGTCAGGAAAGAAAATTTTGCTGGAGGGACAGCTTGGCTCTTTAAAGGACCCTGACCACGGAATTTATCCTATGGTAACATCTTCCTCCACCTTAGCGGCTTACGGGGCTATTGGCGCAGGAATTCCTCCTTATGAGATTAAGCAGATTACTACAGTTGTAAAAGCCTACTCCAGCGCAGTAGGAGCAGGAGCCTTTGTCAGCGAAATTTTTGGGGACGAGGCGGACCAGCTGAGAAGACGGGGCGGAGACCACGGAGAATTTGGAGCCACTACAGGACGTCCCAGAAGAATGGGATGGTTTGATACAGTAGCCAGCCGCTACGGCTGCAGAATCCAGGGAGCTACAGAGGTAGCCTTAACTGTTTTAGACGTTTTAGGATATTTAGAGCAAATCCCTGTATGTGTAGGATATGAGATTAACGGGCAGATTACAAAAGATTTCCCAACTACTGTAGAGTTGGAAAAGGCAAAACCAGTGCTTCAGGTGCTGCCTGGATGGAAATGTGATATCCGGGGAATTAAAAAATATGATGACCTTCCTGAAAACTGCAGAAAATATATTGAGTTTATTGAAAAAGAACTGGAAACTCCTATTACCATGGTATCCAACGGCCCTGGAAGAGAGGAAATCATTTACAGAAAATAG
- a CDS encoding LysR family transcriptional regulator: MSINLEYYKVFYYVQKSGSLTAAAEALCISQPAVSQAIKQLETSLGAKLFVRTAKGVKLTREGEILSAYVSRGIENLEKGETMVRRFINLETGEVRIGASDMTLQFFLLPYLEKFHQKYPGVKVNVSNGPTPETIQALEAGNIDFAVVSTPFQMEKGLEAVEVKQIENIFIAGSQLRHLQKKLLSYKILLDYPCVFLEKNTSTRAFMDQFLEQQEVFPEPEFELATSDMVVQFVRRNLGIGCVMSGFAEEALKKEQVFPLKFEKEMPKRYFSIVTGDRKLISAPASCLLSMIQSDT, translated from the coding sequence ATGAGTATTAATCTGGAATATTACAAGGTATTTTACTATGTGCAAAAATCAGGCAGCCTTACTGCAGCCGCTGAAGCTTTATGTATTTCTCAGCCGGCTGTCAGTCAGGCAATCAAGCAGCTGGAGACTTCCTTAGGCGCCAAGCTTTTTGTGAGAACAGCCAAAGGAGTAAAGCTTACTAGGGAAGGGGAAATCCTTTCTGCTTATGTAAGCCGGGGAATAGAAAATCTGGAAAAAGGAGAAACTATGGTGCGCCGTTTTATTAACCTGGAAACAGGGGAGGTGCGCATCGGAGCCAGCGACATGACTCTTCAGTTTTTCCTTCTTCCGTATTTAGAAAAGTTCCATCAAAAATATCCTGGCGTTAAGGTCAATGTTTCAAACGGCCCTACTCCTGAGACAATTCAGGCCTTAGAGGCTGGAAATATTGATTTTGCCGTTGTCAGCACCCCTTTTCAAATGGAAAAGGGACTGGAGGCTGTAGAGGTAAAGCAGATTGAGAATATTTTTATTGCAGGCAGCCAGCTTAGGCATCTTCAAAAAAAGCTGCTTTCCTACAAAATTCTCTTAGATTACCCCTGCGTTTTTTTGGAGAAAAATACAAGCACAAGAGCCTTTATGGATCAATTTTTAGAACAGCAGGAAGTTTTTCCAGAACCGGAATTTGAGCTGGCAACCAGCGACATGGTAGTGCAGTTTGTCAGAAGGAATTTGGGAATCGGCTGTGTAATGAGCGGTTTTGCAGAGGAAGCTTTAAAAAAGGAGCAGGTATTTCCTTTGAAATTTGAAAAGGAAATGCCAAAAAGATACTTTTCTATTGTTACTGGAGACAGAAAGTTAATATCAGCTCCCGCCTCCTGCCTTCTTTCTATGATTCAATCAGACACATAA